A window from Zingiber officinale cultivar Zhangliang chromosome 7A, Zo_v1.1, whole genome shotgun sequence encodes these proteins:
- the LOC122001165 gene encoding zinc finger CCCH domain-containing protein 33-like produces the protein MCSGPRKVSPSAGGDPKHPPADDNVMLLLELAASDAVSAFKQAVEEEGWPLDAAAPWYVRSPGRGMGYQQRTPLMIAALYGSIAVIDYILATRPAEAVRSAASDGATALHCSAAGGAPSSLEVVKLLIGASAEAIDVLDASGNRAGDVIARQFSSSVAKSLEVVLKASCCPRVSSPCKEEAAKQGEKKEYPLDLTLPDIKTGIYGTDEFRMYTFKIKPCSRAYSHDWTECPFVHPGENARRRDPRKFSYSCVPCPEFRKGSCRNGDSCEYAHGVFESWLHPAQYRTRLCKDETGCNRRVCFFAHKPEELRTVNPSAASVTGMVLPSPRSSSPGLSSLDMATALMLMQQPGSPMSPSASSPTSPWMNPSGGVKTPPSLQLPSSRLKASLSARDIDFDVDLLGLEGYQQLLIDEITKTSSPRATWGLNNLAAASRSSELSDMMGTVNPSLLTQLQGISMRQTAPQFQSPPALQKHQSQHLSGFGGSLSSSPPVNATSSFGLDHTMVKAIMNSRASAFAKRSQSFIDRGASTVRPSTLSPITTPAADLADWGSPGGKLDWGIQGEELSKLRKSASFAFRGNQAASFGSASATTAAAPPSAMNEPDLSWVQSLVKDAPVEPIGQRFSSTAGVQQNGYQLNGGGGKSSGGSDVFSPWAEEEIMA, from the coding sequence ATGTGTAGCGGCCCCCGGAAAGTTTCTCCTTCGGCCGGCGGAGATCCGAAGCACCCTCCGGCGGACGACAATGTTATGCTGCTCCTAGAACTTGCTGCTTCAGATGCCGTCTCTGCCTTCAAGCAGGCAGTGGAGGAGGAGGGATGGCCGCTCGATGCCGCCGCTCCCTGGTACGTACGTTCTCCCGGTCGAGGGATGGGCTACCAGCAGCGTACGCCGCTCATGATCGCGGCCCTCTATGGAAGCATCGCTGTCATCGACTATATCCTCGCTACACGCCCTGCCGAGGCCGTCCGGAGCGCTGCATCTGACGGCGCCACCGCTCTCCACTGTTCCGCGGCCGGCGGTGCCCCCTCTTCTCTTGAGGTAGTCAAGCTCCTGATCGGAGCCTCCGCGGAGGCCATCGATGTGCTCGATGCCAGCGGCAACCGTGCTGGGGACGTCATCGCCCGGCAGTTCTCTAGCAGCGTGGCTAAATCGCTTGAAGTCGTCTTAAAGGCCTCGTGTTGCCCTAGGGTTTCATCGCCGTGCAAAGAAGAGGCGGCTAAACAAGGAGAGAAGAAGGAATACCCGCTGGATTTGACGCTTCCGGACATCAAGACCGGGATCTACGGAACCGACGAGTTCCGGATGTATACGTTCAAGATCAAGCCCTGCTCTCGCGCTTATTCTCACGATTGGACGGAGTGCCCCTTCGTCCACCCCGGGGAGAATGCCCGGCGCCGAGACCCACGGAAGTTTTCATACAGCTGCGTGCCATGCCCTGAGTTCCGCAAGGGATCTTGCCGTAACGGCGATTCCTGCGAGTACGCTCATGGCGTGTTCGAGAGTTGGCTCCACCCGGCACAGTATCGGACTCGACTGTGCAAGGATGAGACCGGTTGCAATCGTCGGGTTTGCTTCTTCGCCCACAAACCCGAAGAGCTTCGGACCGTGAATCCCTCGGCGGCATCAGTTACCGGCATGGTATTGCCCTCGCCGCGTTCGTCGTCCCCAGGACTCTCTTCTCTGGACATGGCCACGGCCTTGATGCTGATGCAGCAGCCTGGCTCGCCCATGTCCCCCTCAGCTTCGTCGCCTACATCACCGTGGATGAATCCGTCCGGCGGCGTCAAGACGCCTCCATCATTGCAGTTACCTAGCAGCAGGCTGAAGGCTTCCCTGAGTGCCAGGGACATTGATTTCGATGTTGATTTACTTGGATTGGAAGGATATCAACAGCTGCTCATCGACGAAATCACCAAAACTTCCTCACCCCGTGCGACCTGGGGCTTGAACAACTTAGCAGCAGCATCTCGCTCCTCCGAACTCAGCGATATGATGGGGACTGTAAATCCATCGCTGCTAACTCAGTTGCAGGGCATCTCCATGAGGCAAACAGCTCCTCAATTCCAATCCCCTCCCGCTCTCCAGAAGCACCAGTCGCAGCATCTCTCTGGATTCGGTGGCAGCCTGTCTTCATCCCCGCCGGTGAACGCAACATCATCCTTCGGCCTCGACCACACCATGGTGAAAGCCATCATGAACTCGAGGGCTTCCGCTTTCGCCAAGCGCAGCCAGAGCTTCATCGATCGCGGTGCATCTACTGTTCGCCCGTCGACGCTTTCCCCAATCACGACTCCTGCGGCAGATCTTGCTGATTGGGGCTCGCCGGGCGGGAAACTCGATTGGGGCATCCAAGGAGAGGAACTGTCCAAGCTGAGGAAATCTGCCTCCTTTGCCTTCCGCGGCAACCAAGCCGCCTCCTTTGGAAGCGCCTCTGCCACCACTGCAGCCGCCCCACCGTCTGCTATGAATGAACCCGACTTGTCCTGGGTGCAGTCTCTGGTGAAGGATGCTCCTGTTGAACCAATCGGACAGAGATTCTCCTCTACCGCCGGCGTGCAGCAAAATGGCTACCAACTCAACGGCGGCGGAGGCAAGAGCAGCGGTGGGAGCGATGTCTTCTCTCCATGGGCGGAGGAGGAGATCATGGCGTAA